In Cyclopterus lumpus isolate fCycLum1 chromosome 5, fCycLum1.pri, whole genome shotgun sequence, the genomic stretch TTCTCTTTGAAAGATAAACTTTTTTCAAAAGCGTCAGTAGCAGGATTAGGGCCCTGCTCAAGCCAAGTGATGGGGAAAAAATAACAAGTAGTGTTACCTGAAGGTCATACTGTTACTGAAATAAACTAATTGTTTGttatgaaaatggaaaaaatctAAACATCTAGCCACAGCAAGACAATCAATGATTGCAGCGGGAGGGTGTCCATGGGAAGTCTCCGTCAGAGATGGACAAAAGAATACACGCCATTATAGATGGTGTTGTAATATCAGGCATTGCAACGGAGGATGTTTCCCTGGACGGCAACTTTCACAAACCTGCAAGTGAAGAACCATCCATCTGCCTCTACCAATATCAGGTCGCTGTCTAAAGATGTGATCTCTTCCAAAGGCCTGACGCAAGTCATCCAAATTAGGTAAATTAGCCATGACGTACCCGGTTATACTTATCACTGATTTTGCAGCTTGAGGTGTTCATAGTCAAATTGTTGTAACAGCTCCAATAGACAATTttgaattatattataattgaaTTTGCAGAGTCAAATTCAGATTTTCTAATGAAAAATCGCTTTTAAGTAATGAAATATACAATCTATTCGTGAAAAACACGTATCAAAGCGAAATTTCTAAATACGAGAAAATTAGGTGAATATGGCAAGTTCTCCTAAATAGCTTGTATAAGTCACTTAAGAAAAAAATTAAGTAAAAGTGTTTCTTGCATGATTCCCTTTGATtctaacatatatattttttttgttttatggtgTGTATAGTTATGATAAATATGTGTTATCAGCAATGTGAGTTAGTGTCACCTCGTCCTCAGTCGACCCTCCGGGGTTGTCGTTTGCATCGTatccatcttcatcatcatcatcataatcgcCTCGGTGAACAAATTCATTTTTGGTTCGCAGGTAAAGATCCCAAAGTTTACAGGCTGCCTTGTATTCAGGACTGTCAGACTATACAGACACAAGCAATTAATATTCATGTTGGTGTATATCATAATTTAAATTTCTGCTGAGAGACTTGTtaacaatttttattttataataagttggtttcttttttaaccTTGTAATATGTTTTTGCATTGTTGAATAACAGTTGAAAGTCACTAGTGAGTTGTTCAACATCATCATACTCCTCCATCTTTAATTTCTGCTGGATCTTCATCATGTCAATAGGCTGAGACACCACATGATAATAATCCGGTTGATTCCTGTAAGAAAAAGAGTTGTGTAATTTTTCTGATTCTAATGTTTGTGTTAAATAACCAATATTTAAAGAATGTTATGGTGTAATTATATGCACATATCTACCACTCATCCCTTTCCTCACCTTCGTTTGGGGGCTCTGATGAACAGCTCACACAACATCCTGCCCTGATCATCCTTGTAATCTCTGATTGTATTATACAGTTCATGACACACAGCAATCTGCAAGTGAAAGGATTAAACAATGAACGATATCTGCATCTTTCACCATGCCAACCAGTTCATTAGTCTGGTAGCATAATTCTGACAGTGtgttaaaagaaaaactgaaactgaaatttGTAAAATTACAGGATCCACAGTTGGAATGTTTGAggtccttttcctctttctcccaaTTGAAGACACTAACGATGAAGTCTGGCTATCGTCAAAATCGCCTCCACTCACACTGCTAGAGGGGGATGTCGCCCTTCTCCTTTTCAAGGCCATGACGAGCCCTGAGGTAAAGAACcagtaaaataacaaatatcaCTGCATGGTGAACATCTTCCATTAGAGCTATAGACATTACATACTCAGTTTTCTACAGTATCTGAACAATGTGTACACTATGGAGACTGAGTGAATAATCTCAACAAGGGTCACTGGATGGTTAGACCTGCTGAAAGCGTTGCCATCCGTGCCACATAAAACAGAATAGTTGCGCCATGAAAAATAGTGACTCCTTAATGATTTCTCACAAAACATTGTTCCTGATTGTATaataccaaataaaaaaatattgtaaaacatgACAAAATAGTTTATTTCATAACTATACCTCGAGCTGGCAGAGTTTCTCTCTCCTGCACAGTGGGTTTGCTGCCTTAAGTTGTTGCTACATTTGCTAGAAGTAAGAAGCTGTGTAACATTAAGTACAGATGGGGAATCAATCAATATTTAGGCCTACTGTCCCAGTGATTTACAATGGATGATGTGGAGTGGGATCTTTTTTAACATTGCGAATTAGCATATGCAGTTGGTGTTGTATCCAATGATACAAATTCATGGTAGTTTAGTTTGGACTTCCCATGTCGTCAAAATGGATTTCCATTTCCACACAATTACTGTAAAATGTTTGATCATCCTGATATTGTTTTCCATGTATCTATATTAAACAGACTAACACTCTAATTTCAAATGGCCTCTTCCCCTTTATGACACACCCCTCTCCAATAAAATGCAACAGACTACTGCTGTGAATGGGAAGCTATGATTACCAATACTGAAGAACTGAGCAGGTGTTtaattttacacattttgatCTGTGTTGGCAGGAAAAACACTGATAACACAGCCGTTGTAACAAAACTGTGTGATAGTAAACTCACATGCACAATACCACAACCCTGAAACTAAATCACCTAAATAGGATAATAAGTCAtcatatattttgtaatttgcgcttccattaaaaaaaggtctATGGGTGCGAATCATGTCTCTAGATGTAATACTAGAAATGTAAATATTTCAGCAGAAAAGCTATGACAGAATGCAAAGCCTACACATTTGGAGAAACAGAATAAGATAGAGACACATAGGGACAACTCTGAACTGTGTCTATATTTGTATTGTGATTTTCATTGACCCATTTATGTTCTACAGCTTCACTTTTACATgtagttctataaaaatggtggagatggaggggtACCCCTGAAGAAACATGAAACTATTTGTCAAGATGGTATTACattgtaaaatgaaaatgtagaaATATCTGAGTTACAGTttatattattctttttttggaaGTCACAGAATATATCTTACAAATGCTTACATTATGTGTAAGCAGGGCCATAGGGTTGGGAGACGCCCACATGTCATTAATGACAATTTCATGTCACCCAAATTACCCAATGAATCTTATACTTGAGGCAACTGCTCGTTAGTGTTAAATGTTGATACATTCTGCAATAAAATGGCAACGGAAATAAGCAattcaagttgttttttttcttcaacaggCCCTTCGACCTCCTTGAAGGAGTATTGCGCTTTATAGttagattattaaaaaaaggtgacaaCCACAACAGCTCATTATTATCACCAAGAATGTAATTTACGTCCACGGACACCAATGATGCTGTCTGGAGGTCTCAACCAAAACGTGAACCGCTCTCCCTAATGTCAACGAGCTTCGGCCAGTGGGCACACATCAGCAGTAAGCTACACACAAACCGGCAGCTGTCCCCCGACTATCACTCAGGTGTGGACAGGTAACGACCACGTAACAGCGAACGTTAGCTACACTCCGCGGTTAGCCTTCAGCATCATCTAACGCTGGTTAGAGACGAGACAAAGGCGTCACTGTAACAGCGTCTAGCGTTACAAAGCTGCCGTTAGGTGAGACTACGACACATGATGGGGCATATTTTACTTTAACCCCTTGAAGCAGTGTGCTTACCTTCTGGGAGCCCGTTACTAGACTTCCAAAATCTTTAATAATCAAGAAAGCCAATCACTTATCGATTTTACACCGAGAAACAGAAGTGTGAAGGCGGCAGCAAGTTGACTTCCACTTCCGTttgttccccttcagaataaaagcgtGAATGGATTCTTATACGTGTGGTTTACAAGATTGCGATGCTTCTTTTCTGTATTCTCGCTTTAATGTTGGATTAGTTTGATATGGAGGTCGTATAAGAGTGACCGCTTGAGAATTTAGAAACCACGGggcacaattaaaaaataaactaaacgtGTGAGTTACGACGTTGCTTATAGCGCAATGAGCGCATCGGAGTTCCTGTTCACAGCTAGCTAGTTGAATTCAACTTTACAACTCGCCATTAAACCTCTGCGTTCCGACTTAACAAAACCACTTCAGCCTTATAACCTACATTACACTGCAACACCAGCTACGTCGAGTAACTGACATGAATTCTGTTTCAAATCATATTGTGCATAAATCCCCACGGGCTCATTTTAGCCACTTTCTTGTTTTAATGTATGATTTGAACAGAATGTTTCACTCCTTAAAGTTGTATTACAAATCACTTTAATTAAAGTAGCCTATTGGTGACTTTATTGTATTACTAAGATACTTGATACATTTACAGATCTCTTTTGTGGTATGGTGGTATGTTTTTTTGATGTTCtgcttctgtgtttttttcattttcatataatTAAAGAGAGTTCACAAGCCACTCCTACAATCTTGGGCAGGTCATACCACATTTTTGAGAGATGACTCATTGTATCAATGAGGACACAACATCAGAACAGCACAATAAACAGGCAACAAAATAATTAACTGTAGTGGCATTTAACATTAAATCCAGACCAAATAAGTTGTATTCCAGGGAAATAAATTATGCTCAgatgttcaaataaaaaataaaaacaagaccaCAACTTACTGACAGTAGACTATAAAGCATATCTCTCACTCTAATAAAGAAATAGTCTCAAGATAGGACAGAGTCTTATTTTCTCTTGGTAGGTTTGGGAGAGATTTCATCTTGGCCAGGACCATGTAAACTATGTGAAAGATAATACATGTGTATGTTGTTTACGgtataatcaaattaaataaatctatttttttaagCTTTGGTAACTCCAGAAGATATCAGCAACGTGCCATGATAGCAACCGCTAGATTTGTTTAATACACACAGGATTGTTTAAtagaatattatattcatatgtttTACAGTCTAATGTAAAGGGATTCTGTTCTACACACTCCGCTGGGGTGGGTGGCGGTATGCACTGAAAATCTGGTTTTGCAATCCGCCTAAAAAACGAAGAAGAATGAGGCGCAGCAGTAGAAGAAGAGACCCGGAGCAGGAAGTGTCTGTTCATATCGGCCCCATGTGATACTGCGCACTCGTTCATTCATTCTGCAAACGACAACTTTGGCGAACCTGTTATCTTTCTTTCCAAAATAAACCAAAGAAGAAAGCTGCGGCGTCTCTGTACGCGACCAGTAAGAGCCTAGCTAGCTAACGTAGAAATTGCGCTAAAGTTGTTCGGAAAAAAATTCATCTGTAGCCACTGATCACAGAATCCTAATGAAAAGTGCAGTGGATACGAGCATGATCAAGGAGAACCGGTGGGACGTCCCCCCTAATGCCCCAGCATGCATGGAGAAGCATCTGAGCTCTGCGCAATACAGAGCAGGTACGTCAGGTCACAAGGCCAGCGAGTTGGAGGGTTACACGTGGTGCCGCTAGTTGGTTATTGTTAGTCAGAGTCTGCATGTACTCAAGTGCCAGGGTGCTCTGGTACTTCAGCGGTTATAGAACCCGTCAATATGTTAAATGACaatgtataatatgtataaaaGTCGTGCACAAGCATAGCAGCCCAGCTGAATTAACGTTAAGTTATCTAGTGTGTCGCAGGGGACTAAATTAGTTAATaagcaaacaaattaaatttcGCAGCCAATTTTGTTTTGCTACTTTGTAGATCGGATGCTAGTAGAATTAGTTGCTGACTCTTAAaatttcatttttgttatttttccaaaataacttttaaacaTTGCTGATTTTTATtgaattgttttccttttgttatCTCTCTTCACAGATGGCACTCTGCTGCTCGGTGCCTCCAGCCTCACTGGCAGGAGCTGGCAGGGATCAGTTTGGATCTACAGTGACCCAAAGCAGGCCCCCGATGAGGACCTCTGCAAAGCTGGTGTGCAGACTGAGACTGGAGTCACAGATGTCAAATGGGTATCAGAAAAGGCTATTGTTGTTGCATCAGACTCGGGTATGAAACGGATTCATAGTAATTATTTATCAAACACTAGTCTCAAGActttaatgttacattttatttccatttgacTGGTTTCTGTGCAGGTGCCTTGGAGCTCTGGGAACTGGCAGAGGATGAACGTCTACTGGTGAATCGCTTCACCAAACATGAGCACGACCACATTGTCACGACAGTGAGCCCAGTTACTGGAGGAAGCAGCGCTGTCACTGGCAGCATGGACTGTCGGTAAGACGCCATTCTTCACATTCATGCACGGTTGCTGAACAGAAGCATGTTGATTGATTTATGGTAAACTTAGGCATTGTGATTTTGGTtgtcacttcttcttttttttctccaaacttTTCTCATCAAAATGCACTTCCCCAACAGAATTAAAGTCTGGGATCTCAGTCAGGAGACTGCTGTCACTACTTACAATGGTGAGGGAACATTTCACGACAGCTCTAGAAATATCTAGaagagaatgtttttttttaatgtatcaatcaaattatatatatatatatatatatatatatatatatatatatatatatatatatatatatatatatatatatatatatatatataaaattaatttGTCCAAGAGTCATTTTTTAAAGTCAAGTAGAAGGTTAGATCCCTAAAAATCACCATCATAAGAACCGTTCCCttgatttgtgtgtctgtttatttgcACATCATCTTCTAAAGCCTTGAACAGACTACTGCACATGTGGTCTGGTTTAATTCAATTATGGGTTTAaagaacaaaatataatattttggtTCAGATCTAAGTTTTATTTTTGGGGTGATTTTCTAAAACAATTACATCTTTTGAAACTTCCTTTTCTCATTAGCTATTTAAATTCAGAGATTTCAGCATGTGTCCTATAATTGCCAGTTATGTGCAgtaattttaaaaatgttttaaagaagaaaaaaaagcttgtttATAAATAGTATAAACTTAACTCACAATATGTTACTCAACTTTGTTTCTTCCTCCAGTGCACACGCAGCCAGTCAGCTGTGTTGCTTGCAGTCCTACAGACGagtctctcttcatctcctgtGGTCAAGTAAGACACAGAATAACAGTTGTTAtgcattgttaaaaaaacaacacgtaACAATTCAATAACAGCTTGAACTACATGTTGGAGAAACTTGCAGAATAAACATGCAAATTAATAAGGATGAACCTCTGTCATCTTGTGTTGCAACACAAAGCTACAATAAAACTATACTTGTCTTCATCAAACTCAACCTGTTATCCTCCATCCCTCAGGATGGCCGTGTGCTGATGTGGGACAGGAGAAAGCCAAACAAACCAGCCTCAAGAATAGGTGAGCAAAATGTCCAGCTTAAACAACCAGGTCCAGACATTTCTGCAttttgtgatatatatatatatatatatatatatatatatatatatatatataaacacaaatattattcatattcCATTGTTGTTTCAGATGTAGAGTCCGCCAACTGCTCACCTACCACTGTAGCCTGGCACCCCCACCACAGAAGCACCATTGCTTTTGGTAAGGCCCAGCAGCAGATTGACTGACGGATGCATAAAATGGTCAGTCCCTACATTTCTGATTATGTTTATTGTGCCTTAGGTGATGAGTTGGGCAGAGTGACAGTGAAGGATTTCCTGGGAACAGAGCCGGCCCAGGTGGAGAACGTCCACAGCCGTAGAGTCAATGGGCTGGCCTTCTCTACACATAGGTAATACATTCTAACATATTATCATGAGCGCTTACATTGTTCCTCTACAAAATGTTAACTTTGTTGAAATGTTCTTCCCTCCCAGTGCCTCCTTGCTCGCTTCCATAAGTGATGATTGTTCACTCGTTGTTTTGAACTGTGAACTGCGAGAAATGTGAGTTTTTGcacttaaatatttaaacacatgGTTAAAGTCCTCTAccgttaaaaaaataaatagtactCATATATTCTTCCTCTATAGACTCAAAGATCGGCAACACCAGGACTTTGTCAAAGGTGTGTGTTGGCTCCATGGTGGTTCCAACACACTCACAACCGTAGGCTGGGATCACCTTGTGCTTCACCACATGGTGGATCCAGCTGCTGAAGTCCCCAACTCTTCCTCTTagacgcgcacgcacacacacacacacacacacacacacacacacacacacacacacacacacaccttggaaAGAGCAGCACATTTTATGATTACTACTTCCCCCCCCTATTTTTAAAGGGGTTTCCATAATATCTAAAGTTAAATCTGTCAGTCAGGAAGTATGGATTAAAGTGTGTCATGGTCATTTAGTATTCCACATATGTGCAGAATATTTGGACTTTTGCTCTCCCAGTCCTGGCCTCAGTGCATTGCTACGTACTCTCTATCCACGTCTTTCATTCTGTATATGTCCATGTGTAATTACACTTAAGGCAACCCATTTGTATGGCATAATTTTACATTAAAGGTAACTTAATGTTGATGGCAAgagcatttttacatttctttgtgtttgctgGAATCTATTTATGCTAACAAATGCAAGACTCAAAGAAGGAATTTTGAAAGTATTGAGGATGAGAAgaattctatttttattataatttttctgAACTCGAATGGGGTGGCACCTCAACTCTCTAATTGGTGTGCTATTGTCAGCTGTAATGACCAACATACATATTCTGCTTACCATCACTGCCTGCATAGATTGGTGTGGTTAAAAAACAACTGGTCATTGAAAATATGAGTTATTGAGCATATTTTAACTCAAAagtaacccctcccccccccacacacacacttttttattttatttcaatcaTTTGGCAGTACCTTCACTACCCACTTCTGAGGTGCCAACTGGTTGAGAATGGCTGCTATAATGCACATATTATAAATCATATagccatatactgtacattgatAAACCCACTGTGGGTCAAATGCTGAAAGTGTGACAAGAGTGGGCTGTTTAGGCAGAAGTTAACAAGATTACATGTGTGATTTGTAGCGACTATGGTGGTGTTGCGAATCTGTGGTCTGACATAGACTGGATTAGATGGGGCAATCAATTTCACATGGCACCAGTACAATGTGTTGGGgccaatacaatacaatttacTCAAATCAGACAAGCTATACTTATAGTTACTTCCCTTTGTATAGCAGTTTGGTACATTTTAATtgtcaatataaatatttagctCACCATGCAGGAATTCAGGAACATTGTCTTGCCTCCATCATTAAAGTAGATGGGGCAATGCCTTACCAGAAAAAAGTAACTTTACATTGTCTGGTTTGGGTTGGTGTTATGATACAGAGGTTGTCCTCTGGGGCATATTATCCAGAAACGCCTCAGGACCTTTTACTCTTACCATACTTTTGTGtaaactcttattttgaaggatCCTTTTAACCCAATGACATTGAAGGGGCAGAACATCTCCTGTAATACTGGCATGCTATCAGCGATTAGCATTAGCACACCAGTTCATTTAACCATTAGCTTTCTAGCCTGTTTGAAACACAAGTAAACTCCGTTGCTATAAACATTCTCCCAATTCAGTCATACATTTATGACCATACGAATACGTTTCCATTAATTAAACTGATGTTAGCTCACACAAAGTAGTTCAGTGTAGCTAGCGGAATTATTTTGATCAATACAATCAGAGAAGCTAAAGTTACACAATATTCTTCAGCTATGGTCAAATGTAATGTGCCTGCATGTCATAGCTACGAACTAAGGCTTTACTCAAGTGTACCACGACTGGGGATTGAGTTTATGATGAGTTTACCTGTTGGATTCAGTCACTTTCTTTTCCCCGCAAACTTGAACCCACTAATCACTTCTTCTACTCTACCACGTTACTTTAGCTCGTGATGATCTTGTCTAATGCATTTAGGGGGAGGTCGCCATCTGCTGACAGGAATACATATtatctttaatgtatttatttagaaacGCACTGACTTTTGACTTCACCAGCACTTACTGTACCATTTTGAATACCATTTTTGAGTGATGAAATGGTGTGGTTGTCAATATCGAAATATGTATAATTACTGTAATAATTCCTTACTAAATTAGATCAATTTCACAAAGGATTTAAAACTAAGACTGAGATCTGCAACACATGTGGATCTTGAAATAACTTgcaagacagaaagagaaaagtttATTCAAGATATTAAGATCTTTATGTTGGTGCCACAGTGTCATTCCAGTTATTTTTCCTATGCACAAACCATTAGTACCATGCCATCTgcacttttgtctttttgtgacGAAGATGTCTTGATGCTAATACAAATGATAAAATTATTAAATACTGTGCACTAAAAAACTCAAGGACCTTTATTATAGCATGTAATCACTGCAATTACTTTTGGATTAGTTGTTGGACAACATTTGGTGTAGATGGTGTAGACTTTACaaccaacattttaaatatttagattgTACAAACGTAAGGTACATAAACTACATCGTACAATATCTAGGTACTTTTGGCATCTTATATAAACTGATATGTACAGGATGAGTGTAGATACATTGACACAACATTTACTGCAGTAGAATACCTATTTTACAGATGGCAAAGCATTTCCAGGATCAATAAATATGAGAAACAATCCTACTGGGAGATAAACACACGTCTGAATTAACTGTTGGCTTTGTTACAGTGGACCTACATCATCTTCATGTAACAGTGGAAGATCATTTCAGTTATGGGACATGTAACTGCAGCATGAACCACAATAGCTGCactgtacattattattgtattttaagttTACCGATATATCTGTCAAAGCCTTTGTCACAAATTTGTTGAGAGTAAAGTAGATTCATTTTCACTCACCATACACTTACCAGCTATGaataactttaaatattattttactcATGAATATAACCCATGTGGCATGAAGACTGATAAAAAGCTTTGGTTAAAAAGGCAACATATTATGCAACATTAACCTATATACTgaataaaaagcagcagcagccaaacAAAAATGGTTCACCAgacacttaaaaaataaaatacaaatcagaAAACACAATTTGAAAGTGATAGTGTGTTCTCCAAAGATTGAGAAATACATTCAAAAATCTGCAGAACATTGCAATGCGACATTCTTAACATATTAGCTAGGATCATTTGTTCAAAGTGCTTTTCCACCCCATGCAATGTGTGCTAAACAGAAGAGCAGCTGTCTCATTACGGATCCCCCTTACTGACAAGAGAAATGGGCTGCTTGGTTCCAGGCCGAACAGTAAAGGTCATACCATACTTATGTTTTGACTCTGTCCCGttgctgaaaagaaaacacattcatgATTATGTGTTGATTCTGGAGACAGACACTGGGCTTTTTGTCTCAGAAAAGTGAAGGTTTCATTTTTGAGCACTCTTACCTGGTGGGAACTTTCACTGAAGAGGTTTCCTTATATTTTTTGACCACTTTACTCTCCAGCTCCCGCATGTTCAGTGTTGCTGCTTTGCTGATCTCGGGGTAATTCTTGCTCTGTGGTGCGGCTCTGTGGACAACAGGGACATTATTGTCCTCATCGGGCAGTGGGGTGCCCCAGTCATCAGATGTGGACTCTGCCTCGTTCGCTGGGGCCATTTTGTGGTCCATTTCTAACATCTTCTTTTGAAGGATGCTCAGGAGCGTGGCCTGACTGGGTGAAATAGTGGATGGGAGCTGAACAGGGGCCAACTTAGGTTTCATCATGGGTTGAAGCTTCGGTTTGAAGTCGAAGTCAAGAGGCGGGAGTTTTGGAGCTGCTGGGGCTTTGAGCtttgggggaggagggggaacatgagatggaggagggggaacatgagatggaggagggggaacatgagatggagggagagggatcTCATTTACTGTTGGTGCCATTTTCATGGGAGGGTCAGGTGTTGGGACGGAAGGAGGCGGCTCCATAACCCCGTCAAAATCATCAAACTCTGGTGGCGGAGGGAGTAATGCCATACTTAAGTcctcaggctgtgtgtgttgaTAATTTGAGGGGCTTTGCGATGCCTTTAACTTCTGCACAACCAGGTTGGTCGTACTTGGGGATGCAGCCGTCCTACTGACGGATGGCATCACATCCCTGACTAGAGCAGGACTACTGGATTTGACTGGATCCTGAATTGTTTGCGTATCGTCCACAGGACTGACAGACATTAGACTCTCCTGTATTCTTTCTAGAGATGTTAGAGAAGAGGATGAGCTGGACCTTGGGGTGACAATAAATGAATTGGGACGAGTGTCACTCGGGTGAATGCTTGCACTAGGCTGCGCAATCATCTTGCCGCTGTTTTCCCGCGACAGAGGGTGACTCGATTtatgtttgtctctttctttagCTGCCAATAATAGAGCCAGCGGGGATGCTGCAGGTCCATCTCGTGCCCCGTTGGTTTCACCACTCTTCAGGTTGCGCAGTTTATGATCTAATATTGGACTGAATCTACGACTTTGACTTGGAGATCCTACATATTTGTCCCTGATGGGCTCTGAATTCACCCGACTACCATTTAGTTTCAGCAGCTGTGGTGAAGTCTGTTGTGGAGTCTGGAGGGGTTGGTCTTCTTTGGGCTGTACTGAAACTGTTCCTTTTTTAGCCTCAGTTTTTGGCTCAGGAGGCGGTGATTTAGAGGGTTGGGTAATTTGTAAgttctccttcagctcctctaCAA encodes the following:
- the wdr77 gene encoding methylosome protein 50, with the protein product MKSAVDTSMIKENRWDVPPNAPACMEKHLSSAQYRADGTLLLGASSLTGRSWQGSVWIYSDPKQAPDEDLCKAGVQTETGVTDVKWVSEKAIVVASDSGALELWELAEDERLLVNRFTKHEHDHIVTTVSPVTGGSSAVTGSMDCRIKVWDLSQETAVTTYNVHTQPVSCVACSPTDESLFISCGQDGRVLMWDRRKPNKPASRIDVESANCSPTTVAWHPHHRSTIAFGDELGRVTVKDFLGTEPAQVENVHSRRVNGLAFSTHSASLLASISDDCSLVVLNCELREILKDRQHQDFVKGVCWLHGGSNTLTTVGWDHLVLHHMVDPAAEVPNSSS
- the LOC117731453 gene encoding proline-rich protein 36 isoform X1; this translates as MKRGPLNFLGRKNQSLFDTNIKIKDMENVELVLKPSAIPESGTASVRARPTVKHHAFSSESFQGFAVPTPKVPLLPSINGQKINSSVGGDHLSNGSVRSVPDLGEEGIFVPPPPAMAPPPPPGTFIPPPDFMGDLNSLNVATLPSPSMPDPKPISLGPFIEGEDLTFIKPPPMAPPKPPPKLPSTSSSGSVSSGPISSPPPAKVPERPTFSPPMPPSERQLKNPPPKPIRLSSISNFDSPPGTPAPPPPVQTARLSSFNPQNAAKLYHVPQTSILSGYEEHDKRRTQMLLLEDSVSVDSVPVLVQVDGKVPKVATPYKPAPKIVEELKENLQITQPSKSPPPEPKTEAKKGTVSVQPKEDQPLQTPQQTSPQLLKLNGSRVNSEPIRDKYVGSPSQSRRFSPILDHKLRNLKSGETNGARDGPAASPLALLLAAKERDKHKSSHPLSRENSGKMIAQPSASIHPSDTRPNSFIVTPRSSSSSSLTSLERIQESLMSVSPVDDTQTIQDPVKSSSPALVRDVMPSVSRTAASPSTTNLVVQKLKASQSPSNYQHTQPEDLSMALLPPPPEFDDFDGVMEPPPSVPTPDPPMKMAPTVNEIPLPPSHVPPPPSHVPPPPSHVPPPPPKLKAPAAPKLPPLDFDFKPKLQPMMKPKLAPVQLPSTISPSQATLLSILQKKMLEMDHKMAPANEAESTSDDWGTPLPDEDNNVPVVHRAAPQSKNYPEISKAATLNMRELESKVVKKYKETSSVKVPTSNGTESKHKYGMTFTVRPGTKQPISLVSKGDP
- the LOC117731453 gene encoding pollen-specific leucine-rich repeat extensin-like protein 1 isoform X2 — protein: MHLWHVLDLAHLSTWAGQLRLLQQMKFSSESFQGFAVPTPKVPLLPSINGQKINSSVGGDHLSNGSVRSVPDLGEEGIFVPPPPAMAPPPPPGTFIPPPDFMGDLNSLNVATLPSPSMPDPKPISLGPFIEGEDLTFIKPPPMAPPKPPPKLPSTSSSGSVSSGPISSPPPAKVPERPTFSPPMPPSERQLKNPPPKPIRLSSISNFDSPPGTPAPPPPVQTARLSSFNPQNAAKLYHVPQTSILSGYEEHDKRRTQMLLLEDSVSVDSVPVLVQVDGKVPKVATPYKPAPKIVEELKENLQITQPSKSPPPEPKTEAKKGTVSVQPKEDQPLQTPQQTSPQLLKLNGSRVNSEPIRDKYVGSPSQSRRFSPILDHKLRNLKSGETNGARDGPAASPLALLLAAKERDKHKSSHPLSRENSGKMIAQPSASIHPSDTRPNSFIVTPRSSSSSSLTSLERIQESLMSVSPVDDTQTIQDPVKSSSPALVRDVMPSVSRTAASPSTTNLVVQKLKASQSPSNYQHTQPEDLSMALLPPPPEFDDFDGVMEPPPSVPTPDPPMKMAPTVNEIPLPPSHVPPPPSHVPPPPSHVPPPPPKLKAPAAPKLPPLDFDFKPKLQPMMKPKLAPVQLPSTISPSQATLLSILQKKMLEMDHKMAPANEAESTSDDWGTPLPDEDNNVPVVHRAAPQSKNYPEISKAATLNMRELESKVVKKYKETSSVKVPTSNGTESKHKYGMTFTVRPGTKQPISLVSKGDP